In Panthera leo isolate Ple1 chromosome F3, P.leo_Ple1_pat1.1, whole genome shotgun sequence, one genomic interval encodes:
- the GLUL gene encoding glutamine synthetase isoform X2, with protein MDQQELVNQERRERHSKRRRAKEGNPSDPIALLWLGTASTMATSASSHLNKGIKQVYMSLPQGEKVQAMYIWIDGTGEGLRCKTRTLDSEPKCIEELPEWNFDGSSTFQSEGSNSDMYLVPAAMFRDPFRKDPNKLVFCEVFKYNRKPAETNLRHTCKRIMDMVSNQHPWFGMEQEYTLMGTDGHPFGWPSNGFPGPQGPYYCGVGADKAYGRDIVEAHYRACLYAGIKIAGTNAEVMPAQWEFQIGPCEGIDMGDHLWVARFILHRVCEDFGVIATFDPKPIPGNWNGAGCHTNFSTKAMREENGLKYIEESIEKLSKRHQYHIRAYDPKGGLDNARRLTGFHETSNINDFSAGVANRGASIRIPRTVGQEKKGYFEDRRPSANCDPFSVTEALIRTCLLNETGDEPFQYKN; from the exons AACAGCTTCCACCATGGCCACCTCTGCGAGTTCCCACTTGAACAAAGGCATCAAGCAGGTGTACATGTCCCTGCCTCAGGGCGAGAAAGTCCAAGCTATGTACATTTGGATTGATGGTACTGGAGAAGGCCTGCGCTGCAAGACCCGGACCTTGGACAGTGAACCCAAGTGTATAGAAG AGTTGCCTGAGTGGAATTTTGATGGCTCTAGTACATTTCAGTCTGAAGGCTCCAACAGTGACATGTATCTTGTCCCTGCTGCCATGTTTCGGGACCCTTTCCGCAAGGACCCCAACAAGCTGGTGTTCTGTGAAGTCTTCAAGTACAACCGAAAGCCTGCAG AGACCAATTTAAGGCATACCTGTAAACGGATAATGGACATGGTGAGCAATCAGCACCCCTGGTTTGGAATGGAGCAGGAATATACTCTGATGGGCACAGATGGGCACCCTTTTGGTTGGCCTTCCAATGGCTTCCCTGGGCCCCAAG GTCCATACTACTGTGGTGTGGGAGCAGACAAAGCCTATGGCAGGGACATCGTGGAGGCTCACTACCGGGCCTGCTTATACGCTGGCATCAAGATTGCCGGGACAAATGCTGAGGTCATGCCTGCCCAG TGGGAATTCCAGATAGGACCCTGTGAAGGAATCGACATGGGAGATCATCTCTGGGTGGCCCGTTTCATCTTGCATCGTGTATGTGAAGACTTTGGAGTGATAGCAACCTTTGATCCTAAGCCCATTCCTGGGAATTGGAATGGTGCCGGCTGCCACACCAACTTCAGCACCAAGGCCATGCGAGAGGAGAATGGTCTGAA GTACATTGAGGAGTCCATCGAGAAACTGAGCAAGCGGCACCAGTACCACATCCGAGCCTACGACCCCAAAGGGGGCCTGGATAATGCCCGGCGCCTAACCGGATTCCACGAAACCTCCAACATCAACGACTTTTCTGCTGGTGTGGCCAACCGAGGTGCTAGCATCCGCATTCCCCGGACTGTCGGCCAGGAGAAGAAGGGTTACTTTGAAGACCGTCGCCCCTCTGCCAACTGTGACCCCTTTTCGGTGACAGAAGCCCTCATCCGCACATGTCTTCTCAACGAAACTGGCGATGAACCCTTCCAGTACAAAAACTAA
- the GLUL gene encoding glutamine synthetase isoform X3, translated as MATSASSHLNKGIKQVYMSLPQGEKVQAMYIWIDGTGEGLRCKTRTLDSEPKCIEELPEWNFDGSSTFQSEGSNSDMYLVPAAMFRDPFRKDPNKLVFCEVFKYNRKPAETNLRHTCKRIMDMVSNQHPWFGMEQEYTLMGTDGHPFGWPSNGFPGPQGPYYCGVGADKAYGRDIVEAHYRACLYAGIKIAGTNAEVMPAQWEFQIGPCEGIDMGDHLWVARFILHRVCEDFGVIATFDPKPIPGNWNGAGCHTNFSTKAMREENGLKYIEESIEKLSKRHQYHIRAYDPKGGLDNARRLTGFHETSNINDFSAGVANRGASIRIPRTVGQEKKGYFEDRRPSANCDPFSVTEALIRTCLLNETGDEPFQYKN; from the exons ATGGCCACCTCTGCGAGTTCCCACTTGAACAAAGGCATCAAGCAGGTGTACATGTCCCTGCCTCAGGGCGAGAAAGTCCAAGCTATGTACATTTGGATTGATGGTACTGGAGAAGGCCTGCGCTGCAAGACCCGGACCTTGGACAGTGAACCCAAGTGTATAGAAG AGTTGCCTGAGTGGAATTTTGATGGCTCTAGTACATTTCAGTCTGAAGGCTCCAACAGTGACATGTATCTTGTCCCTGCTGCCATGTTTCGGGACCCTTTCCGCAAGGACCCCAACAAGCTGGTGTTCTGTGAAGTCTTCAAGTACAACCGAAAGCCTGCAG AGACCAATTTAAGGCATACCTGTAAACGGATAATGGACATGGTGAGCAATCAGCACCCCTGGTTTGGAATGGAGCAGGAATATACTCTGATGGGCACAGATGGGCACCCTTTTGGTTGGCCTTCCAATGGCTTCCCTGGGCCCCAAG GTCCATACTACTGTGGTGTGGGAGCAGACAAAGCCTATGGCAGGGACATCGTGGAGGCTCACTACCGGGCCTGCTTATACGCTGGCATCAAGATTGCCGGGACAAATGCTGAGGTCATGCCTGCCCAG TGGGAATTCCAGATAGGACCCTGTGAAGGAATCGACATGGGAGATCATCTCTGGGTGGCCCGTTTCATCTTGCATCGTGTATGTGAAGACTTTGGAGTGATAGCAACCTTTGATCCTAAGCCCATTCCTGGGAATTGGAATGGTGCCGGCTGCCACACCAACTTCAGCACCAAGGCCATGCGAGAGGAGAATGGTCTGAA GTACATTGAGGAGTCCATCGAGAAACTGAGCAAGCGGCACCAGTACCACATCCGAGCCTACGACCCCAAAGGGGGCCTGGATAATGCCCGGCGCCTAACCGGATTCCACGAAACCTCCAACATCAACGACTTTTCTGCTGGTGTGGCCAACCGAGGTGCTAGCATCCGCATTCCCCGGACTGTCGGCCAGGAGAAGAAGGGTTACTTTGAAGACCGTCGCCCCTCTGCCAACTGTGACCCCTTTTCGGTGACAGAAGCCCTCATCCGCACATGTCTTCTCAACGAAACTGGCGATGAACCCTTCCAGTACAAAAACTAA